In Leguminivora glycinivorella isolate SPB_JAAS2020 chromosome 19, LegGlyc_1.1, whole genome shotgun sequence, a single genomic region encodes these proteins:
- the LOC125236396 gene encoding fatty acid-binding protein, heart-like — MDEFLGKKYSLKSSEKFEEYLEFIGKNYFQRKAALSLSQENWLTKDEAGAYTFHFHSTFASASTTFISGEEVEETRPDGVKVKALITIEGNKMTHIQTEENGRISKHERVFTPDSMTVITTFTTIYGAEKTAIRHYALVE, encoded by the exons ATGGACGAGTTTTTGGGCAAAAAATATTCTTTGAAATCTTCGGAGAAGTTTGAAGAATACCTCGAATTCATTG GTAAAAACTATTTCCAAAGAAAAGCGGCCCTGTCCTTAAGTCAAGAGAACTGGTTAACCAAAGATGAAGCAGGAGCGTACACATTCCATTTCCACTCAACTTTCGCCAGCGCTTCTACAACCTTTATATCAGGAGAAGAAGTGGAGGAAACCAGACCTGATGGTGTGAAG GTGAAAGCGTTAATTACAATAGAGGGCAACAAAATGACCCACATACAGACGGAGGAAAACGGAAGAATCTCAAAACACGAGCGTGTGTTTACTCCAGACTCGATGACAGTG ATAACCACATTCACAACTATCTATGGTGCCGAGAAAACTGCAATAAGACACTATGCTTTAGTTGAATGa